The following proteins are co-located in the Echinicola sp. 20G genome:
- a CDS encoding glycoside hydrolase family 5 protein, whose product MIKLSNLFYLFLITLHLNLNSSCSSKNPSSDESQTAVSSPLTRLAADGTKVVNTSGEEVILRAVGLGGWLLQEGYMLNPNGSDIGTQWQMKKAYYDEGLTFEEVASFYQNWRDNFITQADINDIASMGFNAVRLPMHYELFFTSEQRYLRNQVIQSPEKIDEYISGLSNWMDQGDLFRSPDELEGIKVIDRLLDWCGEKNMYVILDLHAAPGGQGTDSNIADILVKNDLWNRKDNKGRLIYQDVTLKLWEMLARRYIKDDRIAFYDLINEPNNVPSNLPIHNLFESLINRIRSLGDTHLIMIEGNEWGNNYDHMVPIAFSQNQNLIYNAHRYWIPVEEDTVPDPNPNQINRIVNLIAFREKWNVPVWVGETGENNPQWLKQNIKKLEQANIGWCHWTYKRFDESENAALRHINGQYPTKGKSVIQEVLKNIHFEHTIPNNTTIQSVAPNEINL is encoded by the coding sequence ATCAAACCTATTCTATCTATTTCTTATCACCCTCCATTTAAACCTAAATTCAAGTTGTTCCTCAAAAAATCCCTCCTCCGATGAAAGCCAAACAGCAGTCTCATCTCCACTAACCAGATTAGCCGCAGATGGAACAAAAGTAGTCAACACAAGTGGGGAGGAAGTTATTTTAAGAGCCGTTGGACTTGGAGGATGGCTCCTTCAGGAAGGCTATATGCTTAACCCCAATGGAAGTGATATCGGTACGCAGTGGCAAATGAAAAAAGCCTATTATGATGAAGGCCTCACTTTCGAAGAAGTAGCTTCTTTCTATCAAAATTGGCGGGACAATTTCATTACTCAAGCCGACATTAATGACATTGCCTCTATGGGCTTTAATGCAGTAAGATTACCCATGCATTATGAGTTGTTCTTTACCAGTGAGCAAAGATACCTGAGAAATCAGGTAATTCAATCACCAGAAAAGATCGATGAATATATCTCAGGTTTATCCAATTGGATGGATCAAGGCGACCTTTTCAGATCTCCTGATGAACTTGAAGGGATTAAGGTTATTGATCGGTTATTGGATTGGTGTGGAGAAAAAAACATGTACGTCATTCTGGACCTCCATGCTGCACCCGGCGGACAAGGCACCGATAGCAATATTGCGGATATTTTGGTCAAAAACGACTTATGGAACCGAAAAGACAATAAGGGAAGATTGATCTACCAAGATGTCACACTAAAACTGTGGGAAATGCTAGCAAGACGATATATTAAAGACGACCGAATAGCCTTTTACGACCTGATCAACGAGCCTAATAACGTCCCATCAAACCTACCAATCCATAATCTCTTTGAGAGCTTGATCAATAGGATCAGAAGCTTGGGTGATACTCATTTGATAATGATAGAAGGAAATGAATGGGGGAATAACTATGACCATATGGTGCCAATTGCATTCTCACAAAACCAGAACCTAATCTATAATGCCCATCGATATTGGATTCCCGTCGAGGAGGACACGGTTCCTGACCCTAACCCTAATCAGATCAATAGAATTGTCAACTTAATCGCATTCAGAGAGAAATGGAATGTCCCTGTTTGGGTAGGAGAAACTGGCGAAAATAATCCCCAATGGCTCAAGCAAAATATAAAAAAACTGGAGCAAGCCAATATCGGCTGGTGTCATTGGACCTACAAAAGGTTTGATGAGTCAGAAAATGCAGCCCTTAGACATATAAATGGCCAATACCCCACCAAAGGAAAATCCGTAATACAGGAAGTTCTCAAAAACATACATTTTGAACATACCATACCTAACAATACTACAATCCAATCGGTAGCTCCAAATGAAATCAATTTGTAA